The segment CGGCGATCGTGATGACAACCTCGTCGAAGTGCCATTGTGTCACCGAGCCTGCCGGCTGAGCGCCGCCGAATGTCATTGGCGAAATGCCGGCCGAACTTCTCCGCCCAGAGCCTCACGGTTTGGTGAGAGACGATGACGCCACGGGCAGCCAGCATATCCTCGACCATCCGCAGGCTCAGCGGAAACCGGAAATAGAGCCAAACGGCATGGGCAATCACCTCGGCTGGAAATCGATGGCGACGATAAAGTGGATCACGGGCAAATCTGGTCATGCCACAAGATCCCAAATGTTGATCGATGCCAGGTTAACTTTACAGTGCCGGTCGCCCGGCTCGGATATCTGCGTATCCTTGAAACCGCCCGCGATGCAGGTCGCAAATACGGCATCACGCTGACGCTGATCTTCCAGTCGCTGGGCCAGATGCGCGAGGCTTATGGGGGTCGGGACGCGACGTCCAAATGGTTCGAATCCGCGTCGTGGATATCATTTGCGGCGATCAACGATCCTGATACCGCAGACTACATCTCGAAGCGATGTGGCGACACCACGGTTGAGGTCGACCAAACCAATCGCACTTCCGGAATGAAGGGATCGTCACGGTCGCGATCAAAGCAGCTCAGCCGCCGGCCGTTGATCCTGCCGCATGAGGTTCTGCGCATGCGCAGCGACGAGCAAATCGTCTTTACTGCTGGCAATGCACCGCTACGCTGCGGGCGCGCCATCTGGTTTCGACGCGAAGACATGAAAGCCTGCGTTGGAGAGAATAGGTTCCACCACCCCCATACGGCAACAACGTCCATTGCCGTACCCAAAGTTACGAAGTCGGATGAAGACTGACGTGGTACGCTCCTGTCAACAGGGCGATCTATACCTATCCGTTTTGTTCACATTGGGCGCGGCTACGTTTCTTTGCAACCAGTCGAGGCCGCTTCGACGTCGAGGTGTTTCGGCTCGGCTGTTGGCATCCAGCCTCTTGTATATCCGCAGCCCATTGCAACCGCCGCCAGCCGCAACTGTTCATGAAGATGGCGACAATCTTTGAGCAAAGTCCGGATGGCAGCCGTCGCGTCTCCATCGTGCCAAGCGATGAGATGAGCCGCCTCATCATGAACCTGGGGTTCAATTGGCTTTGTTTGCATGGCCCGCCCCGATGTTGAGAGTGAGTTGCTGGCCGCCGTATTTCCTTACCATATATGTCGGAGGACGACGTATCATGGCCTCTGCCTTGCGTTGCATTTCCAAGCGTTGAGCCATGTGGACCTCACGGGCGGCTCGTATCTTGGATATTTCCTGCCTGGCGTTTTGAATTGCAATGTCGGCTGTGTTCATGGTCGCCTCCGATCAATGTTCACTTTATGTTCTCATCATCGATAGAGAACGTCAAGCCTCAACACGACATATCGAAGATCCTCATGGCATCTTCGACCGTGCATCTTATCAAGAGATTCCGGGACACCGCGCGTTTGGTGCCATCTTCGACGGATGATCTTGCGCCCGCAAAAGAGCACATTGGCCGTCATTGCGAATTTGTCAGCGGGATCGCGCTGCAACCCGAATGGGACAAAACCACCTGGCCCATTTCGGTATTGTCCAACAGCGGCGGTTCATCAAGGCTTTGAATCAATCAAGCCGTATCGATTCAGAAAAGTCGTTGGACGCAGCTCCAAGAGGAAACAACAATGCGGTCATGGAAAAAGACGCGAAAGACCTGGTTCATCTTCACCGCATTGACACGACGCAGAACATGCGACGCTTCTACTTGCTTGCAATCCAGCCAACACTGTTTGGTGGCGCATCAGTTATTCGCAACTGGGGCCGGATCGGCTCAGGCGGCCAGACGATGATTGAAACCTTCGATCGCCAGGAAGACGCGGATTTGGCCGTTTCCCACCTGGAGCGCACAAAGAAACGACGGGGTTATTCCGAGGTCAATCGCACTGAATAGCTGCCCCTTATTGTCGTGGCGCGCAATAAATGAGAATGAAATCATATTCGTTGCGATGAACGCACATGATTGATTTCGAGTATCATGCTCATTGATCCTCGAACTTACTCCGGCAGGGGTGTGCAGCTTTTGATGGCACTGATGGGTCAGGATGCTTGGATTTTGGCCTGTTGCTCAACAAAAAGCGACCGTTTAAAGCGAATTGCTGCGAACGCACAACCAGACAAAAATCTACAACCGAGACCTTGACCTTTTGGTAGGGTGATCTAGGTTTCAGATTCGATGTCGTGATTGCGACACTTCATGAGTGAATATTAGAATAGCCATTGCGTGGCCAGCAATACGATCTGTTGATTTTGAAAACGACATTTGGGGGCTTCCATGGACGACGTTCTGTCGCCGACCGATTTCATTCAGGCCAGCCGTGTGCTGAAACTGTCCTCGCCCTTGGGTGAAGACCAGCTTTTGCCTGAGCGGATGATGGTGGACGAAGGCGTCAATCGTCTGTTCGAGATCACCCTTTCGGTTCGCGCCAAGCGTGAGGCAGTCAAGCCAGAAGAGCTGATCGGCAAGCTCGTCGATGTGTCCCTGGAAATCCGCCAGGGCGAGCTTGATGGCGAGGGCGTGCGGCGGCCCTTTCAATGGACTTGGTGACGAACCTTTCCGAGGGCCCGCCAGTCACCCGTGGGTCTGCGCTCCTACACCCTGACCATCCGTCCGCAACTGTGGCTGCTGTCGCGCCGCTCAGATTGCCGGATTTGGCAGAACATGACGGCCATCCAGGTGATGGAGACGCTTGTTCTCTGAGCATGGCATTCCGGCCCCCGCATATGCCCCTCTGCATAGAACGCCGCCGTCGCGGGAATATTCAACGCAATGGAACGAGACCGATCTCGATTATCTGCTGCGTCGCTTCGAGCAAGAAGGGTTGTTCTACTGGTTTGAACACGAGACAGGCGTTCACCGCCTGAAGGTCAGCGACAGCAAGGTAGCCTGGAGCACGCCATCGCCTCAGCAGAAGGCGAACAGAATGTGCGTCTTGCCCAAGGCTCCTCGGATCGCAACCATATCAACGAATGGATGCGGCAATTCTCCTATGTCCCTGGCCAGCGCGCCGGTGCGGACTGGAATTTCGAGACGCCGAGCACTGTTCCGCTGAATGTCACGCCGTCACTGATCCAGATGCCGGGCGCCAAGCAGCGCGAGCTTTACGAATATCCGGCCCGTATCTCCGATGTCAAAGAGGCCGAAGTGGCCGAGACCTTTCGGATGCAGGCTGTGGAGGCTGATCATGAGCGGGTGACGGGCCAGTCCAATGTGCGCTTTCCTGGAACCTGGACGCCGGTTCACCCCTTACGAGGAGCCGCATCCGGAGCATAAATACGAAGAGCATGTCATCACCCCATATGACCATTGGGTCGTTGATCGCTCCTATGAGACGGCCAGCAATGAGATGGAATATGCCAATGCGTTCGAGGCCATTCCCTCGCGCGTTCCGCTGAACGCCGCACCGCGAGACCAAACGCCCGCGCATTGAGGGTGCGCAGGTGGCGATTGTCGCCGGACCATCGGGCGAGGAGATCCACACGGATCAATACGGACGATTAAAATTATGGTTCCCCTGGGATAGAAAAGCACAGAAGGACGGCAGTGATACCTGCTGGGTGCGCGTCGCCCAGGCCTGGGGCGGTGGCAGCTGGGGTGCGCAGGTCATTCCCCGCATCGGCATGGAAGTAATGGTGTCATTCGTTGATGGCGATCCGGATCGGCCTCTGGTCATTGGCGTGGTGCCGAACCCGAAAAACCCGGTGCCCTACGACCTGCCCGCCAACAAGACCCGCATGGTGCTGCGCTCCAACACCCATAAAGGTAGCGGCTTCAACGAGATGACCTTCGAGGACGAGAACGGCAAGGAGAACATGTTCTTCCATGCCCAGAAGGATCAGACGATCAAAGTGTTGAATAATCGCGTCAAACGGGTCGACGCTCATCAGGTCGAGAGTATCGGGCAGAATAAATCAATTGACGTCGGCCAGAATCATCAGGAAAAAATCGGCGGGTCTAAAAATGTCACCGTTGGCGGAGGTGCAAGCTCTTCTCTGTTCGCCTCTCTTGCCAGTATCGCGGCGGCTGGTGGCATAGACAGTAAGAATGGTTCGTCCGCTATCGGTCACGGTCTGTTGCAGGAATTCGCCGGGGCCATGGCTTCGACGGGAGTAACGGCGGAGGTTGCATCTCTATCGGCGAATGCGGATGTCACCAACGCCGGCAACTTCAGAACGGCAGCCGGCACGGAGCAGGCATCGACGGGATCGACCCTTGGCGGACTGTTGGGCAAAATTCTGCCGATCAGCGGCATCGTCAACACGGTGATCGAAAAATTTCGCTCCGACACCATTGGCATTGCCCGAACCGAACAGATCGGTCTCTACAAGAACACCACCGTAGGTCACACCATGACCATCAACGCTGGCGAGGAATTCATCATCAAATGTGGCGAATCCAAGCTGATGATGGACAAGGCTGGCAATGTCACGATCGTCGGCACCAAGTTTAACTTCGCCGCATCGGGACATGTCCAGATCAACGGCGAAGTCATCGATCTGAACTGAGGGCGCGTGCATGCTGGGGAAAAATCTCACGCGCTTTGCTGCCATCGGTTTCGAGCAAGCCCATCGCGATGGCGAGGATATGGGCGTGATCGCGGTGCGAGGACGTTATCAGGTCAACGCGGACGGCTCTCTTCAGCTCAGTGACCGGCAGGATATCGTGCTGGTGGATGAGTATGACGGCAATCCCCATACCTCGCCTCTGATCAAAGCTGCTGATCTCATTCCATTCAAACCGGCAAGCGACATCACGTTTCTCGGTGCAGCCTATGCGCCGGACGGGCGCGCCAAACAGGACTGGCTCGTTGCCGTTAAGGTTGGACAGCTTTCTCATGCCATTCGGGTGACAGGAACACGGTCCTGGGTCTGCACCGCAGGCAAATGGCGCTTGTCAGATCCACAGGAGGCGACCGAGGTTCCGATTGATTACCGATTGGCAGCCGGCGATGGCCACATCGAAGGACTGGGTTCACCCAGCGTTCCCGGCAATCCGATAGGCGTATCGAGGCCGACGCCCGAACAGGCGTTGTCATCCGCATCAGTGCCAGCACCACGCATCGATGACGCCGAAGAAGACTATTCAGATCCATTTTTTGCACGCAAGCCGCTAGGCCTCGGACCGGTGGCGCCATTCTGGTATTTTCGCCAGAGATATGCGGGCACTTATGACGACGCTTGGCAGGCGCATCGACATCCGCAGCTTCCCGCCGATTTCGACTATCGATTTTATCAGTCGGCTCATCCGTCGATGATCTATCCAGGTTTTCTGGCGGGCGACGAGACTGTCGAGATGGCGCGGCTGACGCCCGGAGGTGGAACATTCAAATTCGCCCTGCCTGCCGTGCGCCCCGTCGCCACCTATCGCTGGCGGGATGGACGTGAGGTTATGGTGCAGCTCAATCTCGACGGCGTCCACATCGATTTTCGTAATGATTCTCGACTAATCGATCTGACCTGGCGCGCCTGGCTGCCGATCTGCCCGAATTTTCTGTGCATCAACCTGTCAGACATGCCGTTTGCGGATCAGGAAGCGGCCAATCTGCCCCGGGCCAGCCTGCATGGACTGACGGAGGCTGCGGCATGAGCTATCCGCCACGCGAGGGGAGCCGGGATACACGGCAAGGCCTCGTCATCTCGAAATATCCGGATGTGTGCCGATCCCCCACGGCTTGTGTTCCTTACACCATCGTCGCTTACCAGTCTGACGATGCGGGTACAGCCGCTTCGGTGCGGATGACAGGGCAGCGCGCCCATAAACACAACTCGATCATCACGACATGCTATGGCGACGAGCCGGGCGTCGGCCTTGGCATCAAGTCGAACACCGTTGGCTCCGTCTGCCACCGCAAAACCCATTCGAAAACCGTACGGATCGAGGGCCAATGGGCCACGCGCGATACCGACGAATGGTATATGAACAACAGAAATACCATTGGCAAACTGACATGGTCTTCAAATTCACCAAGTCATACGCCGACGCCGCCGCTACAGGAAACGCCGGACAGATCCGCCGGTAACCAGCAGGGCCAGGTGATGAGCGACGCCGCTCCCTTCACCTATGAACCCGGTAAGGAATATGCGTTTCTGGATACTGGTGCCACAGGAAATGCGGGCCAGTCCCGGTTTGCTCCATCGACTCCCGCGGACCAAAAGCCTCCGACGCAAACGCCTCAACCAACACAAACACAACCCAAGACCACACCACCGACCAATACGCCTCCACCAAAATTCCGCTGGTGGCGCATCCTTAAAGGCGCCAACATTTTTTTAAGAGCGCAAATGGAGTTGACGAATGAGGCCTTTGACCGGTTGATGGGAATGCCAAAGCGGCTTGAAGAGGCGCATCAAAAAGACCTCGAAGCGCAGGGGCTGACACCTGAAGCGCTTGGAAACTCTATGGAGACCAAGTTCAAGAATACCGACTTCGGGCGCTGGTATCCTGGAACCTTCACAGACTACGCCAAAGAGGTCTCCTCCGATCCTACTGCGGAGGAACGTCTACAAAGACAATGGCAGGAAGAAACCCAGGAAAAGAAAGGCAAACCAGCAGAGACAGATACATACCCGCCGGAGCCGATTGGCAGGACGAAGGACAATGTGTCCGTGAAAGGTGAGAAGAAAAAGCGTGAATGCCGCTGCATTACCGGTGCGTATGACGACATCAAGAATGTGTGCGGTGTCGCCTGCGGTGCAGGCTATCAAGCTCACCACATCGTTCCCGACTATACGCTACGGTATGGCAATCGTGCTGAGGCTGAGAAAGGCCAGAAGCGTATCAAAGGCCTACCAACCTTCGGACAGGGACCGTCGATTTGTTTAAAGGGGTATGCCGCAGATGCGGGGAGTGAGCACGGGTTGGCACATCAGGCGGATAACAAGGTCGCCGCGTTAGGTTCAGGATGGAGTACCCCGCAGGGAACGGCAGATATTGCAAGTATTAGAGACATCTCGAGAGATGCGGCAGTTAAAGCAACGGCGGGTGAATGTAGGAAAGAAATTGACGCGGCACTCAATGCCCAACCGTCCTTGCGTTCAAATATTCTCGGACGAACGACCATCATGCCGCCTGCGGAAGGAACAGAACCTTATAATCTTCTGTCAACCGGTGCTCGCGCAACAGTTCACTAAGAGGCGATATGGCAAAAAAACAGGTTAGCTTCACGCGCCTTTGCGCGGTCAACAGGGATATCGTCTATCTCGGCACCATGCCCGACGATCAGGAACTGGCTACGCCGTTCACGGCCATCTGCCAGTACAATGCGGGGGAATGGTCTTATGAGACATTCGATTTCGCGCTGGCGAGTTTGACGCTATATCGCGAGCCAGGTAGTCCGCACCGTGTCCTCTACGTGTTGGGTGAGACCGGGACAGTCGTCAATTTCCACACGAAGGATCGTGAGACAATCTTGGATCTTGCCAAGGCTCCTCGCACAAAACATAGGCTCGGTTATCTGATCAAAATCAGGCAGATCGGCGATCACCTTTATGTTTGTGGTGACGGTGGGCAAACCTACCGGAGATCATCGGATGGACAATGGCAGGCCTTGGACTTGGATTTCTTTGACGGTCCCGATGCAATTATGGATCGAAAATCAGAGCTGAGTTTGATGAGTAGCCTAATGGCTTTGCCGGAAAATCAAACAGATGAAAACTATGAGAAGGAACAGAAGCTTCAAGAGGCGAATTGGTCAAAAATGTTATGGGACCTTTCCGGCCTCTCCGAAGACAGCATCTACTTTGCCGGGGAAAAGAAAACCGTCTATTGGTATGACGGAGAGAAAATCACGGAAATCCCAACGGAGGCGGATCGTGGCCTCCTCTCCACCCTGGTGGAAAATGAGGACCGCGTCTGGGTCGCTGGCCGTGATGGGAACTTCCTCGTCGGCAATCACAAGACAGGGTTCCGTGATCTCGACGCGCTGCGGGGAATCGATGGCTGGCCTGATTTCAATGGCATGACCATGTTCAACGGACGTCTCTATCTCTCCAGCTATGCCGATCCTCGCGGGCTGTTCGTGTTCGACGGCCACCATGTCGAACAAGTGCGCTGTGGCCTCACGCCCGACATCGAAGATGTCTCCGCCGTCGAGGCAGTTGACGGCGTGCTATGGGTCATGGGCCGCAAGGACTTGCTGCGCTATGACGGCACGCACTGGGAGCGCATCGATTTCCCTGGCAATGATCTGTTGAGGTGAGACGATGGCGGGTTTGGCGGACGCATTTTTCGAACGCATTAATTGCTATCACATGGCCGATTGGCTTCAAGAGACGATGCTGAAGCTTGGGCGGCCTATGCCGAACCCTGCTTTGCAACCCGGAGCATTTTCCAGGGCTGATCGATCCTGGGGTCTCATCCTGACATTCGGCCGAGTTGGGACATCGCTGGATAACTGGCAAGACGAAATCATCTTGGTCAGCGCCGAAGGCGATAGCACCTCGCCAATGCCCTTTGGCCTGGATCCGATAAACGAGACGCCGGCCAGCGCCACCATGAAACTGTCCGGTAATATAGCCGGACCAGGCGATGTGAGCGGCGATGCCGATGAGCGCCGGATTTCATTCTTCATGGAAGGGGGACGCCTTATCGAGCTGCGGTTTAATGAGGGCATGATTGGTTTTGATCGGATCATTATGGCCCGCCTTGGGGTGCCGCAAGAATGGCAGCCAGCCTGAGACTTTTATTGGTCAAATGCTCGAAATCGGACGGCAATAACAATGATCAGATCGCGACCTAAACATGCTCCAGAGGAGCGCTTTCAC is part of the Agrobacterium vitis genome and harbors:
- a CDS encoding WGR domain-containing protein, with product MGQNHLAHFGIVQQRRFIKALNQSSRIDSEKSLDAAPRGNNNAVMEKDAKDLVHLHRIDTTQNMRRFYLLAIQPTLFGGASVIRNWGRIGSGGQTMIETFDRQEDADLAVSHLERTKKRRGYSEVNRTE
- a CDS encoding DUF2169 family type VI secretion system accessory protein translates to MLGKNLTRFAAIGFEQAHRDGEDMGVIAVRGRYQVNADGSLQLSDRQDIVLVDEYDGNPHTSPLIKAADLIPFKPASDITFLGAAYAPDGRAKQDWLVAVKVGQLSHAIRVTGTRSWVCTAGKWRLSDPQEATEVPIDYRLAAGDGHIEGLGSPSVPGNPIGVSRPTPEQALSSASVPAPRIDDAEEDYSDPFFARKPLGLGPVAPFWYFRQRYAGTYDDAWQAHRHPQLPADFDYRFYQSAHPSMIYPGFLAGDETVEMARLTPGGGTFKFALPAVRPVATYRWRDGREVMVQLNLDGVHIDFRNDSRLIDLTWRAWLPICPNFLCINLSDMPFADQEAANLPRASLHGLTEAAA
- a CDS encoding DUF4150 domain-containing protein, which codes for MSYPPREGSRDTRQGLVISKYPDVCRSPTACVPYTIVAYQSDDAGTAASVRMTGQRAHKHNSIITTCYGDEPGVGLGIKSNTVGSVCHRKTHSKTVRIEGQWATRDTDEWYMNNRNTIGKLTWSSNSPSHTPTPPLQETPDRSAGNQQGQVMSDAAPFTYEPGKEYAFLDTGATGNAGQSRFAPSTPADQKPPTQTPQPTQTQPKTTPPTNTPPPKFRWWRILKGANIFLRAQMELTNEAFDRLMGMPKRLEEAHQKDLEAQGLTPEALGNSMETKFKNTDFGRWYPGTFTDYAKEVSSDPTAEERLQRQWQEETQEKKGKPAETDTYPPEPIGRTKDNVSVKGEKKKRECRCITGAYDDIKNVCGVACGAGYQAHHIVPDYTLRYGNRAEAEKGQKRIKGLPTFGQGPSICLKGYAADAGSEHGLAHQADNKVAALGSGWSTPQGTADIASIRDISRDAAVKATAGECRKEIDAALNAQPSLRSNILGRTTIMPPAEGTEPYNLLSTGARATVH